The genomic segment ccacacaagggaagcagcagcagcgactgctgtgcggggaccaggagcggcgcggggagccaggtaagtagaagcagtgtgaggggcccggcatatggggaagCGTTTGTTAGTGTCGGATAAGCCCCTTAATTACATGGCACTTGACATCAAGAGGgggttacacatacataatataaaaattaaaaaagaaacaaTTAACAGACTGGAGGTTGAGAGGATCAGTCATATGAGAAATGCTTAAAGGGATTATTCAGGAAATAATGATGactaatcctcaggataggccatcattatcacATTGGCGGGGGCGGGAACCCCCAACGATCATCTGTTTCAGGGAGGCGCAGCCGtggttggtattgcagctcagccccactcacATCagtaactaggccatgtgaccatgtACAGTGATGGCCTTGGAAGAGGCCGCGGCGCACCTGgcctcttcaaagagctgattgTTGGGGTTGCCGGGTgtttgacccccactgatcagatttttatgacctatcctcaggatagttcatcaatgttTCCAGGATAGCCCCTTTAGGGTGCCCATACATTAGATAGGAGTCCGCAGAACAAGGCCTAATGAGTTTGGGGGTGTCCCTGACAGGAGATATTGGATTGGGCATGCCGAATttccaattctttttttttctcaaggCATATAAaccgctgtcagaggtgtctggcGGCAATTTATGGGGTCGTTTATGAAACtgatataaagtagaactggcttagttgcccatatcaaccaataagattccaccgttcatttttgacagctcctttggaaaatgaaaggtggaagcttCCGCCAGCTACCGTTTGAACTGTCCACAGCTTCCTCCGATAATGGAGGCTGATTGCCAGGGAGTTTCTGAAGTGAGAGAATAGGGGAAATTAATTCAAAAATAAAAGTAGTTCAGTATATGGGTGGATAacccaaattaaaggggttgtctggaacATTTCAAAATCCCTGAGAAGAAAAGGGAAGTGATAAAATAACCAAATAAGAACTATTTACCCGGAAAAGCCCGTGCGCTCTCCTGCTAACCCACACACGACTGTCCAGTGGttagctgcagtggtcacatgcggGTGTTTGCAATGTCATCACTGCAGGACAGAGACCATGGGGTGCCCTGTGATGCAGCGGGGGATTCTCcaggtaaggcctcttgcacatgaacgaattttctttccgtgtccattccgttttttttgcggaccatatgcagaattatccatttcaatggttccgcaaaaaaaatggtaggtacttcgtgtgcattccatttccgcaaaaaaatagaacatgtcctattattgtccgcattacggacaaggatagtgctgttctatgaagggccagctgttccgttccgtaaaatacggaatgtacacagatgtcatccgtattttttgcggaccgcaaaatacacactGTCGTGTGCAAGAGTCCTAATACTTACTTCGGCTTTCCTCTCCGTGATTTTTAAATGGTGCAGATATTGGTGCACAACACTATGGTGAAGTCTTGGTGGAGTTTCCGAGGATGGGTCGGCCTCTCTCCTTACATACAGTATGTCCTGTGGGATGTACTGCAGGCTGTAGAGACGTGCTCGCCGTCAGACCTCTGCCCTAATGTTCATAGTTGGCATATATTGTTACTACTATACATATTTTAGTTTGGTTTATTGGTTTTCTGTATATTTGTGCCGCCCTCAGACATTACATACAGGGTTCACCTTTTGTAGATCATATTCTGAATCCGGGCCCACGGCTAATGGATGAGTGGTTTAGATCTGGGTATGTGCAGGCTGGCTTGACCTGAGGGTGACTTGGGGCCACTTAAGGAATGCCATTATGTCTGGTACTGATGCAAAGGGCACCTGGGCACCCCTTGGTAAAACCACCGGATTAGCAGAATGCATTTCTTCTTTCCCTCTTCTGAGCACTCGTCTCTGTTTCAACCAAGGTCTTCTTCTCAGCTTTAATATTGACAGTTATCTCTAGCTGAtccatgggggtctgacaccccgccaatcagctgtttgggtgTACCTCTGTCCCCAGAACTACACCGCATTGTCGTGGACAGGGCCCGTCACTGTACCGCTTCTCCCATTGAAGTCAGAGCTACaatcgaacagctgatcggcggtggtgcgGGAGgtgggaccctcgctgatcagcttgTGATGGCCATCAGGTAGAAAAGGCTGGGCAGCCCCATTAAGATGGGATAGTGGAGTGGTCTTCCtgcctcatctctagttatgtctGAAGCCAGTTTATACATAAACGAACGCCTCATTTTTCAGCTTCGTGGAAGTAACGCAGCCCTCCACCTATGAAACATTTCGGCGGCCACGTGTAGCATTTTGATGCCTGCCTCTGAGCCCCTCCCCCACAGCCACTATGCCTGCAGCAACAGTGGACCACAGCCAGCGCATCTGCGAGGTCTGGGCCTGCAACCTGGATGAACAGATGAAGCGAATCCGTCAAGTTATACGCAAGTATAATTATGTTGCAATGGTATGTCTAGGGGTTGTCTTCCAACAGTGATTGCTCTAATCTTACTGTTGTGCAGATATCCATTGAAATCTTTCTGAAGATGAGGATATTCATTGCTAATCTTGAGTCTTGGTATGGTATACTTCCTATGTACACTAGCTTCCTATCAGCAGATGCTGCGGATGAGATTTTTACGAAATCTGCGGTGAGGACTTTAAATATGCACCAATGCTGTAGAGGTAGAGCACCGCACACCGTAATTGCCAGTGCCAGCAAGGACTTGTCAGTCGTAGTCAATTTAATAGAAATTTGCGGCACGcggcttttcttgtctgcaatttatGGCATTTTATTCAtgttacatcacatgatccagttATATCTCAGAAGCAAACATGTATTAGAATTGGCGATCGGACGTTTCGGTCTGTCAAGGCCTTCCTCGGCGGTCTAGTATCTCAATGCGGCTCCTACGGTCAAGTAGTGCTAGATCACATGCTGATCTAGCACTACTTGACCGTAAGAGCCGCATTGAGATAATAGACCGCTGAGGAAGGCCTTGACAGACCGAAACGTCCGATCGCCAAATCTAATACATGTGATTAATTTTTGCTTCTGAGATATaactggatcatgtgatgtaacaTGAataaattgcagacaagaaaagccgTGTGCCGCATATTTCTATTAAACTTAAATATGCACCATGACAATTTATCCTTCGGATATCCATCGCGGGTTTTTCCCTTTGCAATGCATAAGGTGAAATCCGAGGCAAATCCGCGTTGCCTACCTGGATGTAATTGTATCCACTATTACTCTGAGAGCAGAAGCAGGTGTCTTCAGGTTTACTGCTGCTACATTgtcctcattcactgacagcaaacgaaTATCTTGAAATATCTTTAAAATATATTCTAAGGTTGTATCACTCTTCATACAGTGATTAAACAAAACTAggaaaccccttaaaggggttgtccaggattctaATATAGGTGAATAGATCTATATTGGTAAGAGTCTGATGGGAAGGGCCAGGAGCGCAGGCGAGTGCGGCAGCCTCCTCATTTCCAGGTGCTGCGCTGTCTGTAGTGGCAGGGCACAGTAGTACCAGAGCTCTGTCCCATGCAAAACCGCTACAAAATGATCAgcactgtggctagtaaagaacaTTGAGGCCATACTGCTTAACGGTATACCTCAGCCTCTTTACATTCGGGCTGCTGTGAGTCGGACTCCGACCGAGCTGACGTTGATagtcattaatattaaaatctCAGATAACCCCATTAAGGGGGCTGTCCTGTTCCAGGAAGAAACCAGACAACCCTCGGGATCTACCTGCAATAAAGAACTGGTAGGTACTTACCTGACACATCCCTTGCCGCCGCTCTGGTTCTCCTGGCCAGGCTCTACTTACCcggttgcagtgatgtcatccTGTTCAGAACACTTTCCCCTTGCAGCCAAGTACTGACCTCAGAGAAGCACCCGTGGCCCCAGAGGtcgtgtgttgacatcactgctgcagcggggtaAAAAGAGataggaaggcgctcatagggtaataggTTCAATCATAAATATATGAAATCAAGACATCGAGAGTTATgctcaccttctggtgttgtgcatacgtaggcacaacactcgtgaggacaatgggtcggtgcagccggtatcttctcagtCCTCGTAGGTGGAGTAGACAAAGCTCCAGAGGAATGATATGTATTGCAATAGGAAAAAGGTTAATGGTGCACTGATGTGGtacaccaattgataccttctggcgcaaagaCACGACCTCAGTAGATAGATAAAAGGGTCTTTTATTGATgattgacaacgcgtttcggagttggtacactcctttttcaagtctgtggGGTCCGTGCTGGGGCTTGGAGCGCGGCCTTGCGCATCGGGGGTAAGTAGTGCCCAGACAGGAGAAATGGAGTAGTGGAGTGGGATCTGTCAGGAGGATCCTGAGGACCATCAGGTTTCCTCCAGGAACTGGATAATTCCTCTAAAGCCGTTGGGTACAAAATCATTGCTTCCATTTACTGGCTGCAATCAGAGAGCTTGGAGATGGCAACCGTATGTTAGAAAAGTGTATAACATTTCATTATACCGTGATATTAATATAGACTGAAAAAAtggtatataaataaaaataataaatataatatggatattaatgtaaaatataaataaaaaaatctggtaTCTACACTATTCTGTAAAAAACAGAAAACTGCGCTACGGCAATGGTTATGTGAGGCTGATATGTTATGGCCTTATATTACCCAGTATAGTTAGGGCAGCACTGCTGTATGTGCAGTATGTAAGTGTAAATAGGCTGTTTCCATCAGCTTTGTACACAGCCTGatgtgtgtgtatagatataaaATGTTGTGTCGGGCATTAAACTGATGTACGTTGACAGAAAGTCTCCCATATCACACAAAGATATACTGGGTGACTACGCCCCACATTAAGAGACAGAATCGCCTCCTGCTTAGCCCTGCcaacttttcttttcactttttaggctactttcacactcgcatttggtgcggatccgtcatggatctgcacagacggatccgcaccgataatacaaccgcatgcatcagtcatgaacggatctgtttgtattatctttaacattgccaaaacggatccgtcttgaacaccattgaaagtcaatgggggacggatccgttttctattgtgccatattgtgtcagtgaaaacggatccgtccctattgacttacattgtgtggcaggacgaatccgtttgcctccgcatcgtcaggcggacaccaaaacgatgccAGCAGCGTTTTggagtccgcctccagagcgtaacggaggcaaactgatgcattctgagcggatccttatccattcagaatgcattagggccaaactgatccattttggaccgctagtgagagccctgaacggatctcccaaacggaaagacaaaacgccagtgtgaaagtagcctaaagcacaAAGTTGcaaaaaattttgaatatttAGGCAAAATATGGCTTTTCAAAAATTAGtgaccagttttctggtgtacagcCATTGATAAATTCCGccctgtgttttttatttttttatttttttttattcactatgGGTGAAATTTATCACCTCCTCCCTCCACTATTCTGttgtttaaaaaagaaaaaatcacaaACCTTGTgttgtttgcgactttttaaaaggcATAGCAACATTGCGCCTAAATCTAAGCACAAGTGGCATTTTTACTTTGCCCTCACCACTTTCCCAAAAAATGCCAGGGGTAGAGTCTTGGTGAGCCAGTGGCTCcaacacatttagggtccattcagacgtccgttgaatgagtccggatccgttctgcaattatgcggaacgggtgcggacccattcattttcaatggggccggaaaagatgcgtgctgtccgcatccgcagccTCGAACTTCCAGTccacggctccggaaaaaaatagagcatgtccttttcttgtccgcagctgtggacaagaataggaatgatCTATTAAGGGCCGGCGATGTGCGGCATCAGTTTTTTGCGGCCCACAAAACACTACAGATATCTGAATGGACCATTATCGTGAATTACGCTGGCGTAGATTTCCGTtaagagactggaggaggtgccAAATTTATAACGAGGTGTGTTCCTCATCTTAAATTAGGTTTATCCTCCAAAGACATGAGATATCAAAGACCGCCATAAAATAATAAGACCgtctttgataaatttccccctttaTCTCAAACTGCGGCAAATTTCACATGAGCGTATTCAGTCCAGGAACATGCTCCGTGTGACGGCTGTATTTCCCAGACTGAACAGTGCTCCTCATAATGATATGTGTTCCTGCCTGATCGCGGGTCCGTGAGTACAGTACAGAAGACCCGCAGTCATTTAGGAacacacagcatcataaatcattatgGTGCTGTGAGTTCACGTTAGAGAAATAGTGTTCAGTCTGGGAAATGCAGCTGTCATGGGGAACGTGTTTCCCAGGCTGAATACGCTCATGTGAAATTGGCCTAAAAAAGATTTCCTGCTTGGACATTAAGGGATTGCTCCCTTACATGTGAATGCAGTCTTAAGAAAAACCTAGGCTGTGACAAATTCTTGTGCACGTTGTATTGTTATTTTCTTCTTCCAGGACACAGAATTTCCAGGGGTAGTTGCGAGACCGATAGGAGAGTTCAGGAGCAACGCTGACTATCAGTACCAACTATTACGCTGTAACGTGGACTTACTGAAGATCATTCAGCTCGGCCTCACATTCATGAATGAACAGGGAGAATACCCGCCCGGGACCTCCACGTGGCAGTTCAACTTTAAGTTTAACCTAACGTAAGGAGCATGTCTCTGCTTTATGCAGATGTCACCGTGTCCCATCCCCTCCAAATTAGTGCCCACACCACGCTGGCACCGTCTGCCTACTGAGCATTACATTGCTTTTATATGAATAGGGGTTTACATGGTACAGGAAGGGGCAGCACTTCCTAGGACATACTATTGGGACACAGTAATAATGTATGTGTCATGTTTCCTGTTTCATACTAAGTCGTAGATATCCTGACGTAATATTTGGGGAGTGAAGACGCCGACTCCCAGTGCTTGCTTGACTATTCTGCACTGCATTTTAGACAGTGACTCTTCATTTTCCTGTAGGAATTGTCATTGTGACTTGAGTACGTGGCACTTTACATACATTGAGCTCAAACTCTCTGATAAAGTGGCTCAATATTTCTGAGAAAAAAGGGGGAGCGTAGCAGCACATCAAAAACAGCCTTACTGTGGTGGTGCCCGCAGTGTTGGGTGCCAGTCCGAAGCTCCCCCAGCAACACCAAATTTAAAAAGAGACCGCGGCACTCAAGTCTTCATTATTCCAAAATTTAATCGCCAAAAAAAAGCAACGTTTTTCGTCGCTTTTTTTGGGTGCTTAAATTTTGGAATAATGAAGACTTGTGCCACGGTCTATTTTGAAATTCAATATTTTTGAGAAAACACCATAGAAAAGTAGGTCATGTTTGTGGCCTTGTTGACATACACACCAGTAACATGGAGGCATGTTACTGCAAGATATTGGAGTATGGGTGGTCCGACCGCTGGGACACCAGTgagcccaagaagggaggttaagaCTCCCCATTCTGAATAGAGTGGTAGTGTGCATGACAGTCCACTGCTCCATTTACTTCTGTGGGACTGATGTGGATCAATCCCATAGTTCTGAATGGAGCAATGGTCCGACTGCATGCTAACACTCCATTCAAAGAGGGTAATCGGGGACCACCCTCCATGGTTGCTGGGGCTTGTTGATAGGAGTACTTTTCGAGGGTTAACCCATTTAAAATTTAACATCAGTCATAGCCTCTGTTTTGTTGCAGTTTCCATGGCTTCTTTTAACCAGTAAAATACATTTATAAGGGGTatactgggggacatttatcacaaCTGGTGCTAAGGAATACTGCCTTAGCTGCTcagagaaaccaatcagattgatcctttcattttggaAAGGAGCTCTTAATCGTGAAAGGTGTAACCTGATTGAGTGCTATGGGTAGCCGAGGCAGTGTTCCTTGGCATCAGTTCTGATAAATCTCCTGTCTTTTCACAttgtttatatatgttacatgcagaagagagttaaaggggttatgcggTAATAAATATCCCTAGctcagtgagcgccgcagcctcttcctaggtcgtGTGATATCACTGTACATAAGTCACATGGCCCAGGGGTAgctcagccactatacaatgtacggcgctgtgcttggaaaacTGCTGAGAGCTCCGGTGAGCATGCCGGCTCCGTAACCACTGATCCGTGGTGAACTGGGACTTGGGCTCCtgccgatctgataatgatgaactatccggaggataggtcatcattatatattactggataacccctttaatatctgctGATAAATATGGACCCTTCCTGTTTTTCCAGGGAAGACATGTATGCACAGGACTCCATCGAGCTGCTCACTTCATCTGGGATCCAGTTTAAGAAACatgaagatgaaggcattgaaacTCACTATTTTGCAGAGTTGTTCATGACCTCCGGCGTAGTGCTGTGTGAAGGGGTGAAGTGGCTCTCTTTCCACAGGTCAGTGATCTCCATCTTCTTCAAAATCTTTGAGAACATACAGGTTTATATGTTGGCAAATGTCAACCCTTGCTCAGTGGCAGAACAAAATGGAGCCCTATATATTCCTCAGCCCAGAGACGTCCCCAAATGGTAGAGACTCTGTCCTCCTGCCTATCCTAACCAAACCCTATTCCATGAGGGATATATAGGGTTGAATAGGGAAAGACTCTCCCTACTTGTATTTCTCTCTGCCATCCTATATCCCTAATTGTTCTCAACTAGAGTGGGGTGTTACAGTATTTGGGATTTTATAGGGTTGAATAGGGTTAGGATAGGCATGAGGAGAGAGTCTCTACGATTTGGGGATGTCTTTGGGCTGAgggatgtatttatttattttatgcatttatatagcgctgacatactccgcattagcatccaactgtccccaatggggctcacaatctaagctcccgatcagtatgtctttggatgtATAGGGTTGAATAGGGAAAGACTCTCCCTACCTGTATTTCCCTCTGCTATCCTATATTCCTAATTGTTTGCGCACTAGTGGATTCATAATATTTgacatattttttgtttgtttttgtcttgtttttttgtttctgaGTATCATCACTCGTGAATTACTTTTCATTGTAATCTAAATAAAGGTATAATGTTTTTAGGATTTATGCCCACTATTGATTAGTTTctgatatggttgtgtgcaggaggccttgcaTTCAAGCAGTGTCTGCTAGTAGAGGTCAGTTGTGGGCCATGCAGGAGATAAGTGTGTAATAATCTAAAGTATTATAATGACTGTAAGAATTTAGGGGCAGCAGTTGTCAGTCATGACTTGGGGTGGCTGTGGGGATGTATAAGAAGGATATTTGGGGACGCAAACTCTCTTGGCAGCTCTTtgcttccatacacagactctatTCATTGGGTCCTTTTGGCATACGCTTTTATTTCACTGTATAGGAAAATGCTATTTCtttcgtgagcgggccatatgtcccggagcggcattgatcgtgcgcatgggagcacacagcatcttagatcacaatgatgctgtggacgtcgggccgcccgtggggctattgtcctgcactcatatgattttatcagtgcaggacaatagcactGTGggtggcccgacgtccacagcatcattgtaatctatgaagctgtgcgctcccgtgcgcacaatcaatgccgctccgggacatatggcccgctcacggaccgtatatctcagagggcatacagttgtgtgcaaggGCCTTTAGACCAAGGCAGATTCATAGACAAGGTGTGTGCGGTATAAATGAATCTCTCCCGCTGTGTTCTGGAATACCATACCACTGTATATTATACACTATACTCTATATACTGTACTAATAGATGAAGTAAGAAAACTCTACTGATATGAACATGCCTCTCAAGGCTTCTGTGTGTCACTTTATGGAACCCTTGAGCAGTAAGAACTGTGTCCTGCAGAAATGAGTTGTCAGCGCTGTGACGCACGCTAGATCAGGTGGTTTCCTCATGACTTTCTCAAAGTTCAAGCAAAGCATTAAAGTTAATAAGCACAAAGCTGCACTACGTCTAAGAAGAGGTAATGGATGTCTGGAAATCACAACGACCCTTCAATCCACACAGCCATATGCATGTTCTGGTGTAACCTTTTCTTTTCCCCATTACCCTTTAATCTTACTGACTTCTTTAATAGCGTCCACTCCTTCCAGGCTTTCCTTGATTTCATTCTTCAAGGACTGAGCTGGATCATCTCTAGGATTACTAAGCGAACAGCCTCTAATGTCTCTGATAATGTGTCCATTCTCCTCACATGGATATGGGCAGTCGCGGGGAGTGCAGTTTGTGGTCTGTGCCGTTGTTCAGTGGTCACACAGAAAATGCAGTGtatccagaatataattgcactcATTGGTGGTTTCCGTTTCCTTCACCATTGAATACTACACTGCTGCTTCTGCCTTAGAACTTTATTTGCATAGTGATATAAGACACGATAACAACTAGTGTCATGCAGGTCTACACAAGCTATGCATTTCACCATAAGAGTGGATTTCCATGTTCaagttttttttatgcaatttttgaaGGCAAAGCCAAGAGTGGATGGAAAACTGAGGATGCCTATAAAGAAAAGTCTCATTTGCTTTTGgaatccactcctggctttgaCCTCAATAACTGCATCAAAAATCCTGATCTGGGAAGCCACAATTTTAGGATTGTACACTGTGGATGTTCTGCAGCAGAGTACTGTACAGAAAATCCACCGCATTCACAGTGACAGGTTAGATGAGATTTTCACAGatctaatagaaacatagaatgtgtcggcagataagaaccatttggcccatctagtctgcccaatatactgaatactatgaatagcccctggccctatcttatatgaaggatggccttatgcctatcccatgcatgcttaaactccttcactgtatttgcagctaccacttctgcaggaaggctattccatgcatccactactctctcagtaaagtaatacttcctgatattacttttaaacctttgcccctctaatttaaaactatgtcatcCGCAGACTTTGGAGATTTGGATTGTTAAATTTAATGAAACCAGTATtttaggtgatcagtacaccaatacaaaGGGTAGAGCAACAATTTATCTATGAGTGTTAACGTGAAAATAAGCGTCGGGCCTCAATCGTCCGTTTATGTTTATTGTATCTCCACACGGTtggaattacattttttgggagggattgttcaatttaatttaACCAGTATATAGGTTATCAGTACACTGGTACACAGGCTAGGGaaacaatttacctgtgagtgatTATGTGAAATTGAGCGTCAGGCCTGGCCCTTAATTATTATATGCAgtctctcccagcaggcagacatgtcactcagggcagctcttgtatccactcccttagcagtgtcattgtacagctgggacttgtagtcctacacatacaacatgctgctgattctcccagcaggcagacatgtcactcagggcagcacttgtattcactcccttagcagagcagggggaggggcgatattgttgttattgcatgtaaacaaggggccagaagagaaccagggaaatgaggaaatatatatatatatatatatatatatatataaaccaaaAAAGAATCACAGCCGCACAAGACCAAAGATGCGGGTGCAAGTCCTCTCAGCCGCAGGCTCAGACGGCTATAGGTGAGTATAGtatccaaaggatgaggcagcactccaaataaagtgaaaaaagtggatcctttattcccctctgtgaaacgttgcacagaggggaatataggatccacttttttcactttatttgtgattttatttagtgctgcctcatcctttggataatatttttttttttttgcataaaacttgcttagctttagttatatattgctgcccatcagattttcagtgagagatagatatatatatatatatatatatatatatatatatatctatctatctatctatctaattacacTGGCATATtggtgatcagtacaccaatacacagggtacaaCAACAGTTTACCTGTGAGTATTAAAGGGTTCTCTcacatagaaaaatgaatccagccagcaaaggaggcaatatagataataacaatatattagtaagtgccttgtattaactttctctacatgataaatgccacttactgaagtgacacaacccctttaacatgaaaATAATAATCATCCATTTCTGTTTATTCTATATCTACATGGTtggaatttatatatatttttttcatattgttcagtttaattaaacc from the Bufo bufo chromosome 2, aBufBuf1.1, whole genome shotgun sequence genome contains:
- the CNOT7 gene encoding CCR4-NOT transcription complex subunit 7 isoform X1, translated to MPAATVDHSQRICEVWACNLDEQMKRIRQVIRKYNYVAMDTEFPGVVARPIGEFRSNADYQYQLLRCNVDLLKIIQLGLTFMNEQGEYPPGTSTWQFNFKFNLTEDMYAQDSIELLTSSGIQFKKHEDEGIETHYFAELFMTSGVVLCEGVKWLSFHSGYDFGYLIKILTNSNLPEVELDFFEILRLFFPVIYDVKYLMKSCKNLKGGLQEVAEQLELERIGPQHQAGSDSLLTGMAFFKMREMFFEDHIDDAKYCGHLYGLGSGSTYVQNGTGNAYEEEANKQS
- the CNOT7 gene encoding CCR4-NOT transcription complex subunit 7 isoform X2 yields the protein MRIFIANLESWYGILPMYTSFLSADAADEIFTKSADTEFPGVVARPIGEFRSNADYQYQLLRCNVDLLKIIQLGLTFMNEQGEYPPGTSTWQFNFKFNLTEDMYAQDSIELLTSSGIQFKKHEDEGIETHYFAELFMTSGVVLCEGVKWLSFHSGYDFGYLIKILTNSNLPEVELDFFEILRLFFPVIYDVKYLMKSCKNLKGGLQEVAEQLELERIGPQHQAGSDSLLTGMAFFKMREMFFEDHIDDAKYCGHLYGLGSGSTYVQNGTGNAYEEEANKQS